The following proteins are encoded in a genomic region of Oryza brachyantha chromosome 11, ObraRS2, whole genome shotgun sequence:
- the LOC102715805 gene encoding calmodulin-binding protein 60 F-like, with protein MHQKRPAPAAQAPAVVPAPKRLQVAAAAAAVGVGGGGGGSVAVATAQPAPTSPPGKRHQLRSGMLVLFFVAQVKEELRCNRRLRRVIRGENAISQKKAIEEFDCVFQKAFDNAFQKHLDPIYRSLQSLTRRTDNLSHEVEQIKHSSYNNHANERYSRRSEPNQEPAEEMNQEQQAIRFAATEQRFELRFLNKLNPLVYTKDKITAEDGAAIKIAIFQNNQIVKSGPLSSARIEILALEGDFIDVVPDNWTESQFASHIPNFPQGPVLGGVCQIKLKNGEASSSDVSFNMPSSKTPSGKFILAARVHSSDQPGFRIMEALMNPAVVQVHRNKLNRSSDRPKLKDEVHRLKGISRTGCRAKWLKDNQINTVEEFIKALNKDEEKIRNECFKLKKDNKDWKDTVTHARECDLEGNRKLKSYRVEEQNVVLFFNCVHDLVGAAFRGCYASKNTFSSDQQETVNFLKKQAYDVLDDIAFDDKMKDNYPESLSSTLNTSIGDHASIRFTYTAPNPPDLHFTYQVQDIAAAEICHANELLQEHPNSNNDSGQHFLHGYQGNQAVAMNQMILEYPQEIHAMQSYIAQAAEGTSYGGNNMIGPANMPQSVIGNSSFAQGFLDADDNSGDAYFGLLSSIRFSGQ; from the exons ATGCACCAGAAACGTCCGGCGCCAGCAGCACAGGCACCGGCGGTGGTGCCTGCACCGAAGCGCCTGCaggtcgctgctgctgctgctgctgtcggcgtcggcggcggcggcggcggcagcgtggCCGTGGCGACTGCCCagccggcgccgacgtcgccgccggggaaGCGGCACCAGCTCCGCTCGGGCATGCTCGTCCTCTTCTTCGTCGCGCAAGT caaggaggagctgaggtGCAACCGGCGACTTCGTCGAGTG ATACGTGGAGAGAATGCTATTTCTCAGAAGAAAGCAATCGAAGAGTTCGACTGTGTCTTTCAGAAAGCATTTGACAATGCATTTCAGAAGCATCTTGATCCAATTTACCG GTCCCTTCAATCCCTTACCAGGCGCACTGATAATCTCAGCCATGAAGTG GAACAAATCAAACATTCATCTTATAACAATCATGCTAATGAGCGTTACAG TCGTAGATCGGAGCCAAATCAAGAGCCTGCTGAGGAAATGAATCAAGAACAACAAGCTATTAGATTTGCCGCGACCGAACAAAGATTTGAGTTGAGATTCCTCAATAAGTTGAACCCTCTCGTTTATACAAAGGACAAAATTACAGCAGAGGATGGTGCAGCTATCAAAATTGCCATATTTCAGAACAATCAGATAGTTAAATCCGGTCCACTTTCTTCTGCAAGAATTGAAATTTTGGCTCTTGAAGGTGACTTTATCGATGTTGTCCCTGATAATTGGACTGAATCTCAGTTTGCTAGCCACATACCAAACTTTCCACAAGGACCTGTGTTGGGAGGAGTTTGTCAGATCAAGCTGAAGAATGGAgaggcttcttcttctgacgTTTCTTTCAATATGCCATCTTCGAAGACCCCAAGTGGAAAGTTCATTCTGGCAGCAAGAGTTCATAGCAGTGACCAACCTGGGTTTAGGATTATGGAAGCCTTGATGAATCCTGCCGTGGTGCAGGTTCACCGAAACAAAC TAAACAGGAGTAGTGACCGTCCGAAGCTGAAAGATGAAGTACATCGTTTAAAGGGAATTTCAAGAACCGGATGTCGTGCTAAGTGGCTGAAAGATAATCAGATCAACACCGTGGAGGAGTTCATAAAGGCTTTAAATAAGGATGAAGAGAAGATCCGCAAT GAGTGCTTCAAGCTAAAGAAGGACAACAAGGATTGGAAAGATACTGTTACACATGCCAGAGAATGTGATCTCGAAGGGAATCGCAAGCTGAAATCATATAGAGTTGAAGAGCAAAATGTTGTACTCTTCTTTAACTGCGTGCACGATCTCGTTGGAGCAGCTTTTCGTGGTTGCTATGCTTCAAAAAACACTTTTAGTTCAGATCAGCAG GAGACagtgaattttttgaaaaaacaagCATATGATGTTCTGGATGACATTGCCTTTGACGACAAAATGAAAGACAACTATCCAGAATCTTTATCTTCAACTCTGAACACAAGCATTGGTGATCATGCTTCCATTAGGTTCACATACACAGCGCCAAATCCTCCAGATTTGCATTTTACATATCAAG TTCAAGATATTGCAGCAGCTGAGATTTGTCATGCAAATGAACTGCTTCAAGAACATCCTAACAGTAATAATGATTCGGGACAACACTTTTTACATGGCTATCAAG GTAATCAAGCAGTTGCTATGAATCAGATGATCCTTGAATATCCCCAAGAGATTCACGCTATGCAGAGCTATATTGCACAGGCAGCTGAA GGTACTTCTTATGGAGGCAATAACATGATCGGACCAGCCAATATGCCACAGAGTGTGATTGGTAACAGCAGCTTTGCACAGGGCTTCCTCGACGCTGACGACAACAGTGGAGATGCATACTTTGGACTGTTATCCAGCATACGTTTCTCTGGACAATGA
- the LOC107305206 gene encoding uncharacterized protein LOC107305206, with amino-acid sequence MHAWAADVAERLIGRSCALEQIVTDLVHPVEARNTRTINLWAWAANPSTIPKRVWLGFTNRAKNPQSEELFVQDKPPEHWQRGVRHPVLFHLEEVHDYTVAGVVLTEETTCQPTRRKLPPWSLGVMDGEPTPARAFETFQHHLSPRNLSVHARLGQDGIRGDRMAGVVGIATTVTTVATTTMKMQQLTKEDEVTVGNEGIARIGTKPMKTTTQTLVARDGGSGITMMMTATTVKAAGAGTWLEASSMGKEASSCCQELTVLEKSQDPVQTGNEVWSPKAIIPAKRVFERILQDLALVHGDLEPMTTELDGVAVSMLQDTGAGDIGHMDHTAVDDDEEAASNAELPPLDTVVVNMTTVIDQATRDVDTLPPKPNDSTLPKLIMQVNELFVPPPKPIISTSLATTGAVVGRRTKPRLLPSSTNTRRSARLARQPALTAMERCQRVLLRRMGLMQKEDDAAAVQEVLAQYVAMFDGPCRRTLSQHSRRSSASTTTTATTPQTPSFESWVKGSQMRSRRWRRLLPDTHRGRKWEIDNSMHYLKDAFLRHIRRLKPSPGEGWLLLGDFNMIYRARDKNNTNLNLAHMNRFKSTLDHCELKEIHLQNQKFTWSNEWLRPTLVKLARCFCNETWNLAFPNHVLYALPTGPSDHCPLILSNAAVHDKPRTFKFENFWTKILGFKDVVADAWNKQTAHTEPIHRLNHKLQTTARCLRKWSRGICLEAKLQFYMALDVIQRLDTAQERRELTAAERRLRASLKNRLLGLATIERACKRQASRITNIREGDANTKFFHLKANTRRRKNNIQILRKENAWATSHEDKEAVIHDYFAAIMGWPEPRTCDLNWQEFHTPPVDLSHLDEPFTEEEILKAIKQMLTDKAPGPDGYTMNFFRVCWAIIKEDVVAVFNVINNLRCASLNMLNSANIVLIPKKGAEEVADFRPISLIHSIAKILSKLLALRLRPHMHSLVSISQSAFIKGRSIHDNFKYVRNLARRYHKTRRPMLLFKLDITKAFDSVRWDYLLSLLQHQGFPQKWRDWISAILSTSTSQVLLNGISGERIQHGRGLRQGDPLSPLLFIMAIDPLQWILSKATQLNAITKLRDRVACLRISMYADDAVVFMNLVKNDVQTFTSILKSFEEATGLITNMHKSQVAAIRCHNIDIDHLLEGVPAMRAQFPLKYLGLPLVLGRTRKTDTQQILDKIMARITGWRGKNLGPVGRSVLVKSVLTAQPIYLLAALKITKESLNQIDAKRRRFLWAGTGDITGGKCKVNWERTCMPIKQGGLGMLNLEKFTRALRLRWLWHEWSDPAKPWVGMDTPCDEMDRALFEAVSKITIGDGNTIRFWNSAWLMGRRPKDVMPLVYAASSKRKKTLREGITNNVWIADLKLNNSTSLTVELINQLIDLWGATQEILLQQGVLDQITWKLSDHGEYSTSSAYKVQCLGSTDSKLNSLIWKAWAPPKCKFYAWLVTQIECGPQIGLRLEVSQTTEYAPFVARRTSQQNTSLPIADTPKESRR; translated from the exons ATGCACGCTTGGGCAGCGGACGTGGCCGAACGGCTGATCGGCCGCTCCTGCGCCCTGGAGCAGATCGTGACGGACCTCGTCCATCCCGTCGAGGCTAGGAACACGCGCACGATCAACCTTTGGGCGTGGGCGGCAAACCCGAGCACCATCCCCAAGCGGGTGTGGCTGGGTTTCACAAACCGCGCCAAGAACCCCCAGTCAGAAGAACTTTTTGTTCAAGACAAGCCGCCAGAACACTGGCAACGGGGTGTTCGGCACCCTGTCCTCTTTCACCTGGAAGAAGTCCATGACTACACGGTGGCTGGAGTGGTGCTGACAGAGGAGACCACTTGCCAGCCAACGCGGCGCAAGCTACCCCCATGGTCCCTAGGAGTGATGGATGGTGAGCCAACGCCGGCGCGGGCCTTTGAGACTTTCCAGCATCATCTGTCGCCGCGCAATCTGTCGGTCCATGCACGCTTGGGCCAGGATGGCATACGAGGTGACCGGATGGCAGGAGTGGTTGGGATCGCGACCACTGTGACGACGGTCGCGACGACGACCATGAAGATGCAGCAACTTACAAAGGAAGACGAGGTCACAGTGGGCAACGAGGGGATCGCCCGCATCGGCACCAAACCTATGAAGACGACCACCCAGACTTTGGTGGCTCGGGATGGTGGAAGCGGGATCACCATGAtgatgacggcgacgaccgtcAAGGCGGCCGGGGCCGGGACCTGGCTCGAGGCTTCTTCAATG GGAAAAGAAGCAAGCAGCTGCTGCCAGGAGCTCACCGTCCTGGAAAAAAGCCAGGATCCTGTGCAAACAGGGAATGAAGTCTGGTCCCCAAAGGCCATAATCCCGGCGAAGCGAGTCTTTGAGCGCATTTTGCAGGACTTAGCCTTGGTGCATGGAGATTTGGAGCCAATGACGACAGAACTCGACGGTGTGGCCGTGTCGATGTTGCAGGACACCGGGGCGGGCGACATTGGCCACATGGATCACACGGCGGtcgatgatgatgaagaagccGCCTCCAATGCCGAGCTGCCGCCACTGGACACGGTGGTGGTCAACATGACGACTGTCATCGATCAAGCGACAAGGGATGTCGACACTTTGCCGCCCAAGCCGAACGATTCCACGTTGCCCAAGTTGATCATGCAGGTCAATGAGCTCTTCGTGCCACCACCAAAGCCAATCATATCCACGTCGCTGGCTACAACAGGTGCTGTTGTTGGTCGACGCACCAAGCCACGGCTACTGCCAAGCTCCACCAACACTCGCCGTAGTGCCCGCCTCGCGAGGCAACCGGCACTGACGGCAATGGAGCGCTGCCAGCGCGTCTTGCTAAGGCGCATGGGCCTAATGCAGAAGGAAGATGATGCTGCCGCCGTACAGGAAGTCCTGGCCCAATACGTCGCTATGTTTGATGGCCCCTGCCGCCGGACGTTATCGCAGCACTCACGGCGGTCTTCGGCATCGACAACGACGACAGCAACAACCCCGCAAACGCCATCGTTCGAGTCATGGGTGAAGGGATCGCAGATGCGgtcgaggaggtggaggaggctcTTGCCTGATACCCACCGAGGAAGAAAGTGGGAGATCGACAACTCCAT GCACTACCTAAAAGATGCTTTCCTCAGACACATTAGAAGACTGAAGCCAAGCCCAGGAGAGGGCTGGCTACTCCTCGGCGACTTTAACATGATCTATAGGGCAAGAGACAAGAACAACACGAATCTGAACCTCGCCCATATGAATCGCTTCAAATCGACCCTGGACCACTGCGAGCTTAAAGAAATCCACCTGCAGAACCAAAAATTTACTTGGAGCAATGAGTGGCTGAGGCCGACCTTGGTGAAGCTAGCTAGGTGCTTCTGCAACGAAACGTGGAATTTAGCCTTCCCAAACCACGTTCTGTATGCCCTGCCAACAGGCCCATCAGACCACTGCCCGTTGATTCTGTCAAACGCCGCTGTCCACGACAAACCACGAACCTTCAAGTTTGAGAATTTCTGGACAAAAATCCTAGGTTTCAAGGACGTTGTCGCCGACGCCTGGAACAAACAAACAGCACACACAGAGCCGATACACCGGCTGAACCACAAGCTACAAACAACAGCTCGGTGCTTGAGAAAATGGTCAAGAGGAATATGCTTAGAAGCGAAGTTACAGTTCTACATGGCCCTAGATGTCATCCAGCGGCTTGACACCGCGCAGGAGCGAAGAGAGCTAACAGCCGCAGAACGTCGGTTGAGGGCGAGCCTCAAAAACCGTCTCCTTGGCCTGGCAACGATCGAACGAGCATGCAAGAGGCAAGCTTCCCGAATAACAAACATCAGAGAGGGAGATGCCAACACAAAATTTTTCCACCTAAAAGCTAACACGCGCAGGAGGAAGAACAATATTCAAATCCTACGCAAGGAGAATGCCTGGGCAACATCTCACGAAGACAAAGAAGCAGTGATTCACGACTACTTCGCTGCAATAATGGGCTGGCCGGAGCCGAGGACATGTGACCTCAACTGGCAAGAATTCCACACCCCACCAGTGGACTTGTCGCACCTCGATGAGCCATTCACAGAAGAAGAAATCTTAAAGGCAATCAAACAAATGCTGACCGACAAGGCGCCGGGCCCAGACGGTTACACGATGAACTTTTTCAGAGTTTGTTGGGCCATCATTAAGGAGGACGTCGTGGCGGTCTTCAACGTGATCAATAACCTTAGATGTGCAAGTCTAAACATGCTAAACTCGGCCAACATTGTGCTAATCCCCAAAAAAGGAGCAGAAGAGGTGGCGGATTTTAGGCCGATTAGCCTAATCCACAGCATAGCAAAAATCCTCTCCAAACTCTTAGCATTGAGACTACGACCACACATGCACTCACTTGTATCTATCAGCCAAAGCGCCTTCATCAAGGGTAGAAGCATACACGACAACTTCAAGTACGTTAGAAACCTTGCAAGAAGGTATCACAAAACCAGGCGGCCGATGCTCCTGTTCAAACTTGACATTACGAAAGCGTTCGACTCGGTCAGATGGGACTACTTGCTTTCCTTGCTACAACATCAAGGCTTCCCGCAGAAATGGAGGGACTGGATCTCAGCCATCCTTTCTACTTCCACCTCACAAGTCCTCCTCAACGGGATCTCAGGGGAGAGAATACAGCACGGAAGAGGCCTAAGGCAAGGCGACCCGCTATCGCCTCTGCTCTTCATCATGGCAATTGACCCGCTTCAATGGATCCTCTCCAAAGCAACCCAACTAAACGCCATCACCAAACTGCGAGACAGGGTGGCCTGTTTACGAATCTCGATGTACGCCGATGACGCGGTGGTCTTCATGAACCTAGTCAAGAACGACGTCCAGACCTTCACTAGCATTCTCAAGAGCTTCGAAGAGGCTACGGGGTTGATCACAAACATGCACAAATCCCAAGTTGCAGCAATCAGGTGCCACAACATAGACATCGACCACCTCCTAGAGGGTGTCCCCGCCATGCGGGCACAATTTCCCCTGAAGTACCTTGGACTACCTCTAGTCTTAGGGAGGACGCGCAAGACAGACACTCAACAGATACTGGACAAAATCATGGCAAGAATCACAGGATGGAGAGGCAAAAATTTAGGACCGGTAGGAAGGTCAGTCCTAGTCAAATCAGTGCTAACAGCACAGCCGATCTATCTTCTCGCAGCCTTAAAGATCACCAAGGAGTCCCTAAACCAAATTGATGCTAAAAGACGAAGGTTCCTGTGGGCAGGGACGGGAGACATCACAGGGGGTAAATGTAAGGTTAACTGGGAAAGAACATGCATGCCAATAAAACAAGGGGGCCTGGGCATGCTGAACTTGGAGAAATTCACGAGAGCCCTTAGGCTGAGATGGCTCTGGCATGAATGGAGTGACCCCGCTAAACCGTGGGTGGGGATGGACACACCGTGTGACGAAATGGACAGAGCATTATTCGAGGCGGTGTCGAAAATAACGATAGGGGACGGTAATACCATCCGCTTTTGGAACTCCGCCTGGCTAATGGGGCGTAGACCAAAGGACGTGATGCCATTGGTCTATGCGGCATCAAGTAAAAGGAAGAAAACTCTACGAGAAGGCATTACAAATAACGTCTGGATCGCTGACCTCAAGCTAAATAACAGTACCAGCCTCACGGTAGAGCTGATTAACCAGCTGATCGATCTGTGGGGTGCGACCCAAGAGATCCTACTCCAGCAAGGGGTTCTGGACCAGATCACTTGGAAGCTTTCGGACCATGGCGAATACTCCACCTCGTCGGCCTATAAAGTGCAATGCTTGGGATCTACAGATTCCAAACTCAACAGCCTCATTTGGAAAGCCTGGGCCCCTCCAAAGTGTAAATTCTACGCTTGGTTGGTGACTCAAATAGAGTGTGGACCTCAGATAGGCTTGCGGCTAGAGGTTAGCCAAACAACGGAGTATGCCCCCTTTGTCGCACGACGGACGAGTCAACAAAACACCTCCTTGCCCATTGCAGATACACCAAAAGAATCTAGACGATGA